In a single window of the Antedon mediterranea chromosome 1, ecAntMedi1.1, whole genome shotgun sequence genome:
- the LOC140050196 gene encoding uncharacterized protein, which produces MKYPFMTTSIEMRGGKRSPLLMTVSYLAFIIGSSEVFCYRGTPACGTQDGCTFDAEIGILNCKSLKMQTIPLELCPEVKYLDMRYNYLVRLSTQIYNYHPNLEILNLGATGITTITPDVFKKCDSINFVYLDTNEITTLKRRSFDGLTSLQYLYLSANKLSHIKAMIFDPLNKTLLYLDLSHNAIMKIEVGSFQPLTNLKRLFLQKNQLTHINSGMLRGLQSLTHLYLSNNQIKYIPHNTFKNLPNLTDLKLGHNPMVSIHNGALGHLAKLSFLDLMSTQITTLQNISCLFSKSSQLETFYISGTTLVCDASFESWRKWYKGSAVHNLRTTTCVSYDDPPVTMEWWSHNSSSLTPPSINKLLLSQSDLNIGIRNNLSVIVFTAMMILSISFNI; this is translated from the coding sequence ATGAAATACCCTTTCATGACAACATCAATTGAGATGCGTGGTGGAAAGCGAAGCCCACTGTTAATGACAGTGAGCTACTTGGCATTTATTATTGGTAGTAGTGAAGTGTTCTGCTATCGAGGTACACCAGCATGTGGCACACAAGATGGATGTACGTTTGATGCGGAGATTGGGATCTTAAATTGTAAAAGTCTTAAAATGCAGACTATTCCATTAGAATTGTGTCCTGAGGTAAAATACCTGGACATGCGGTACAACTATCTTGTACGGTTATCAACTCAGATCTACAACTACCACCCAAACTTGGAAATCTTGAATCTAGGAGCGACTGGCATTACCACAATCACGCCAGATGTCTTCAAGAAATGTGACAGTATCAATTTTGTTTATCTGGATACCAATGAAATTACAACACTGAAAAGGAGATCATTTGACGGTCTGACGTCTCTTCAATATTTGTACCTCTCCGCAAATAAACTTTCTCACATCAAAGCAATGATCTTTGACCCACTGAATAAAACTCTGCTGTACCTTGATCTTTCCCATAATGCAATAATGAAGATCGAAGTTGGAAGTTTCCAACCGTTGACCAATCTGAAACGACTTTTTCTTCAGAAAAACCAGCTGACTCACATCAACTCTGGAATGCTGAGAGGGTTACAATCCCTAACCCATCTTTATCTGTCTAACAACCAAATCAAGTACATTCCACATAACACTTTCAAGAATCTTCCAAATCTTACCGACTTGAAGCTTGGTCATAACCCAATGGTTTCTATCCACAACGGAGCGTTAGGTCATCTGGCAAAACTCTCATTCCTGGATCTCATGAGTACACAAATCACAACTCTGCAGAACATCTCTTGCTTGTTTTCAAAATCGTCTCAGCTGGAAACTTTCTATATCTCTGGGACAACCCTGGTTTGTGATGCAAGTTTTGAGTCGTGGAGAAAATGGTATAAAGGGTCAGCTGTCCATAATTTGAGGACAACAACGTGTGTTTCTTATGATGATCCACCAGTAACCATGGAATGGTGGTCGCACAATTCATCTTCTTTAACACCACCATCGATCAACAAACTTTTGTTGAGTCAGAGTGATTTGAACATTGGGATAAGAAACAATTTATCAGTTATAGTTTTTACTGCCATGATGATTTTATCAATAAGTTTCAATATCtga